The nucleotide sequence ttgcttttctgacatgagcacaaagatcaaggctgacactccagtacaatacTGAGTGAGTACTGCCCTGCCAAATttcgaatgagacattaaaccaaggctgcatctgcctgcttgggCAGATGTAAAAAGTCCtaggcaccattttgaagaacagcaaaggagttaatcctggtgtcctggtcaatatttattcctcaatagcaaaaacaaattatctggccattatcacattgctgtttgtgggagtttgctgtgtgcaaattggcggctgcgtttcctacattacaacagtgactacatttcataagtacttcattggatgtaaaaCGCCttttgaaaggcgctatataaatgcaagttttttcttttACCCTGGGCTGAGTTGTAAGCTGCAGGGAATTATTGTACGCGGTAAATTTCCGCCTGGGCACAGAGAATACAGCTCTGGGTACAAAtctgactccccccacaccctcccccccccactctatcaATCAGTAACAAAACAAAAATCTTGTGCAAAACTAACCACAACGTAATAAATGAGCACAACAACACTGCGTCCAAAAAACAAACTTAACAAAGTAAAAGCAGCTGATTCATTGCGAGTTTCTAGTCGTGCAGGAACAAGATATCTCGGAAGTGAATGTACTGAGGCTGCTCCCTAGTGGCACTATCGCCCCTGTGGTTATTTTGTtgcctgttggtgctgtgtatggCCGTGAGCGCAGCTCGCAGTGCTGGCCGCGCTCTCCCGCACCGCTATCAACACCGAGCCCGCTGCGGCGGGGTGACAGTGGCGGCCGGCCAGGCGATGGGCACGGGAGGCAGCGGCAGGGTGAGCCTGCGGAGCCTCCGCTTCGACAACCTGGCTCTGCGCTCGCTGCCCCTCGACCCGTCCCGAGAGCCCGGCTCCCGCCAGGTGCCGGGCGCCTGCTTCTCGCGGGTCACCCCGGCGCCGGTCGACCGACCCCGGCTGGTCGCCTACTCGCTGCCGGCCCTCGGGCTCCTGGACCTGGGGCCGGGGCAGTCGGAGCAGGAGGTGGCCGAGTACTTCAGCGGGAACCGGGAGCTGCCAGGCTCGGAGCCCGCCGCTCACTGCTACTGCGGCCACCAGTTCGGCAGCTTCGCCGGGCAGCTGGGCGACGGAGCGGCCATGTACCTGGGGGAGGTGGTCAATGGGAAGGGGCAGAGATGGGAGCTGCAGATCAAAGGCGCTGGACCCACCCCTTACTCCAGGTCAATACAACCCACTCTTGCTTTACAACCTAGAACAGACTCTAGGCAGGGATTTTAAAGGCGTGTTTAATTCCAGTTGGGCCTTTCCTGGTTTTGACTTTTGGGGGCCTCTTCAGCCCAATCCTAGACTTGGGCTCGCGCGCGTCCCAAGTGGAAGAGACGGTTACTAGATTTCACAACCCCACATTCCTCCTGTTCCATGCTTATTTTTCCACCCCTAAGAGTGGCTTCAAGCACACGACTTTTTTTTTTAACGTCAGCAGCACTCTATAAATGtaagatttgttttttttttagtgtAAATATATATGATATAATTGACACAGGTGGCTAAAAATataattctgtcgaagggtcatgaggactcgaaacgtcaactcttttcttctccgccgatgctgccagacctgctgagtttttccgggtaattctgtttttgttttggatttccagcatccgcagtttttttgtttttataaaaatataattaTCCTGTTGAATTATTATCCTGGGAGCAAAGTTTGTCTTTTGGATAAGCACAGACTGTTAGTACAGAGTTTGGGGGCATCATGTATTCTTTGTGCACTCTTTCCTTGCCTCCTGTTTACCCCTGGTTTCTGAATGATAGTGGTGTCTAGTCCCCACaaattaaaattttcattttCCCTTCATGGCATCACCCGACCCTATTTTGTAACTCTACAACCCTATAGTGGCAGTCttgtggtgcagcaggtggtgtccctgcctctgagccagaagctttgggttTGAGTCATACCCCAGGAATTGATGATCAAGGAAGacacattcataatgtggccaaaagGTTGATCGTCAATCTGCAAATCGTTCCTGCAGGCGGTGAGAGCAGGAGAGAATCCAGGTCAGCCATGGGATGGATAGAAAGTCGGAACCTCTACCATTATTATTCTTTGCTCTGGATGATAACATGCATGTAAAACTGCATATTGCCACAGTaacttggactccctgagtgTTCTGTAACACTCAACACAGCCCTACAACTCCTCTGAAACTGCTATTGTTCTTACCTGGATTTTTGTGCATTTGCTTCAATCCCACTCCCATCACATCATTAACTGCTATGCCTTCTTTGATGCTACTGACTGCAGTGCCTTCAACCACCTAGGCCCCACACTTTGGAATTCCGTGCCTGAACACTtcagcctctgctgcatctcctcATCTAATACCAAACATGAAATCCACATCATTAGACAGCTTTTGGATCAGCTTCCTAATATCTTATTCCTTGGAATGTTTCCTAtgttaaaaatgctatataaattctGTTGTTGCAGCACAATGCACCTGTTTTAAGTACAAACCTGTTACAAGTTTTAGTGTTGCCTCATAGTTGCATATAGTACATTATATGGGATCTTGCATTTGAATTTTGCACAGTTCATAATAGTGTGAACTATGTTCAAATTTATTTTTGGCAGACAATCAGATGGTCGAAAAGTGCTTCGTTCCAGTATAAGAGAATTTCTCTGTAGTGAGGCCATGTTCCATCTGGGAATTCCAACAACACGAGGGGGAACTTGTGTAACATCAGATTCTAAAGTCATTAGGGACGTGTTGTATGATGGACATCCAATATATGAAAAATGCACAATTGTTCTTCGTATCGCTTCTACATTTTTACGGTATTAGGATTTCTGTTTTTGGTGTAAATTTGTGTAAGTTTTCAGAATTTATCAAATATTAAGGTTACCTTAATTACCTATAAGTAAATGTATCTTGTTTTGTGTTTTAAAATCAGATTTGGATCTTTTGAGATATTTAAACCTATGGACGAGTATACAGGTCGAAAGGGACCTAGTTGCGGTAGAAATGATATTCGAATTCAAATGCTTGACTATGTTATTGGAACATTTTATCCAGAAATTCAGAGTGCACATTTCCAAAACACAGTACAGCGAAATGCTGCATTCTTCAGAGAGGTAAGAAgttatataaataaataattgtGCAGTAGAATAGAATGCTATTTACATGTTTTTGCCCTTGTGTATCATTGCTTTAAGAGTTCATTGCAAGCTGCCACTATCCAGCGTACACTTGGATTATTTTTTGGCATTATGTGTTCCGTTGCTATTAGCTGTATACAAGTGCACACTACAAATCTGAATTAAACAGCCCAGGTAGGTTCCAAGTTTGTTTCGTGGCCTGGTTAGTTAGCTGATCTCATCTGGGTATAGTTCTGGAGGTGTCTGCACCTCTGCATTAGAAAAGACAGCATTCACCCAAGTTCCATTCTATGTACATGACATGAAGGTCAGCGGTTTGTTGATGTAACAGAAAGAAGAGGAAAAATATAACATTTGTTAAAGATATAACTTGTTTTGAATGGCTATTTCTGAAGGTGGTCCAATGAGGTAGAATGCTGCATGTCATGACAGCTGAGCATTAAATCACTAAAACTGCTTTGTCAGTTCCAGTCTTAGTTTTGTCAAATGGAAAGGTAGAGACTGTAGTGTCTCCTATTTGAAGAACCATACTTAATACATATAGTGCATTGGTTAAACCCAAATTCATGCATCCTTCACACTGAAGATCAATTAATTTCCCTTGGCGGCCTCCTATTTCGACCCTTCACAAACTTAAACACATGTAGAACCCCATGACACATGTCCACTACTTCATACATACCAGCCTTGCATGATGATTGATTCTCTCCTTTAAGTTAAGTACTGTCAAGTCCTATGATTTTGGCCTTTTAAAAGATTTGTGGcatttttagaaaaaaaattacagtaAACTCAAGTTTGGGATGCCACAATGATGTGAGgaatctctttctccctctcgctctgtctgcctgtttgtgtctctgtttgtTTCTCTTTTAAGCTGCAAAATTGCACTGCACCGCAGCTACATGAAATTTCACATTGCTGATATAATTTTCCTTTTTCAATGTTGGTTACCATTTgcatgtgtttatatttttaaatgaGCAAGCAATGTGCCTGCAGTGAATTTCCAAATGGACAATAATTGAATTGAATTGTGAACTCACCATTTGTACCGGTGTAACATTTTAAATGTGCTAATGTAAAGCGATTATAGTTTCAAACTTTTTGTTgagattttttttcctctccatTTTACACACAACCTACAAGTGATTATTTCActaaacatttatttaaaaattacCCATTTACGAAAAATTACTCATAGAGGTAGAGAAATGAATGATGTCATGGTTtatttccccaggactgtctcatACCTACCTTGAACACAAAACTGAAAACAGAATTGTGTTAATTAAATTTACAGAACTTCGGTACATTTCaaaatgtgtgttttttttttgcaaagagATGTCTTAAAATTGAatagtaattttttttattatacaTCCAAAAGAAACTCTGTTTTAATAAATCTGCAGATAACTAAGAGGACAGCCAGACTAGTTGCTGAATGGCAGTCTGTTGGATTTTGTCATGGTGTACTAAATACAGACAACATGAGCATCGTGGGACTCACCATTGACTATGGACCATTTGGCTTCATGGATAGGTATGTGGATTTTGAATGCAAGGAGAAATTATTTAGAATTTTGCAGTGTTAAAACTTTGTTTCAAATGCAGTTGCCAAACACACCATAGATATTGTCAGTGAAACTCAAACTCTTTTGTGTTCTACATGTCATGTAACCAATGATAAGTGTTGCAGAGGAAGGCATTtgttaattttatatttttatttcatcTTTCTGTGCTGCCGTTTCAACTGAGAAGAAGTAGTTTCTGCCATGAGCTTTTCCAGGCTGTTGTTTTTGAGTGGTGTTTATCAGACAGAGATGTACGTTTTGGAACAGTTCATCTggctgctgcttttttttttgttctaaaATGCTTTTTTCTTTCCTTGTGaa is from Carcharodon carcharias isolate sCarCar2 chromosome 13, sCarCar2.pri, whole genome shotgun sequence and encodes:
- the selenoo1 gene encoding selenoprotein O1 is translated as MAVSAARSAGRALPHRYQHRARCGGVTVAAGQAMGTGGSGRVSLRSLRFDNLALRSLPLDPSREPGSRQVPGACFSRVTPAPVDRPRLVAYSLPALGLLDLGPGQSEQEVAEYFSGNRELPGSEPAAHCYCGHQFGSFAGQLGDGAAMYLGEVVNGKGQRWELQIKGAGPTPYSRQSDGRKVLRSSIREFLCSEAMFHLGIPTTRGGTCVTSDSKVIRDVLYDGHPIYEKCTIVLRIASTFLRFGSFEIFKPMDEYTGRKGPSCGRNDIRIQMLDYVIGTFYPEIQSAHFQNTVQRNAAFFREITKRTARLVAEWQSVGFCHGVLNTDNMSIVGLTIDYGPFGFMDRFDPDYICNGSDNRGRYAYNRQPEICKWNLTKLAEALVPELPLEESQSIIEGEYNAEFKQHYLQKMRKKLGLLQYEKAGDEELVSELLHVFQITGADFTNTFRLLSEFAIPGISTLFTLGEFLEKLIKQCASLEELKLASKPSMDPRQLSMLIALSQSNPQLFDLLGNKEGIAKELARIERFSELEEMTAEELLSKQKKAWTDWLQKYRFRLENEAEDVDDIAELNAERVKVMNSNNPKVILRNYIAQNAITAAENGDFSEVRQVLKLLENPYSEEPCVDEELLQEATVQAAVSGDALDSRRMPYHSKPPDWARKLLVTUSS